From Cyanobacteriota bacterium, one genomic window encodes:
- a CDS encoding helix-turn-helix transcriptional regulator — translation MLNHFGDILLDIKEQARALRLSQNLSQEGLAKRSGVSLASLKRFEASGKISLESLLKLAQVLGALEDFKSLFKAKELKSLDEIIDNDKRRERGMRK, via the coding sequence ATTTTAAATCACTTTGGGGATATTTTACTGGATATCAAAGAGCAAGCAAGAGCTTTGCGCTTGTCACAAAACTTAAGCCAAGAGGGGCTAGCTAAAAGATCAGGAGTTAGCTTAGCCAGTCTAAAACGTTTTGAAGCGAGTGGAAAAATTTCTCTGGAGTCTTTATTAAAGTTAGCTCAAGTACTTGGTGCCTTAGAAGATTTCAAATCTCTTTTCAAAGCAAAAGAATTAAAAAGCCTTGATGAAATTATTGACAATGATAAAAGAAGAGAGAGGGGAATGAGAAAATGA
- a CDS encoding type II toxin-antitoxin system HipA family toxin encodes MKFKTIKQLNVFLDWGDEKFFIGRLAISDRKIYFEYDDDFLNLNLEISPFKLPARAGVQSHNDYIFEGLFGVFNDSLPDAWGKLLLDRRLRSQNVQPENLTVLDRLAYVGSFAMGCLSYEPDYTDYAIPNQCIDIETVARESLLTLEGNVETAIYDLLSLNASAGGARPKIAVGISPDKQNLIHGSIVLPNDYEHWLIKFPALNDREDIGKIEYEYSLMAKAAGIEMPETYLFNKKFFGVKRFDRERGRRLHIHTASGLLHADHHYPSLDYKNLLKLTFALTKDIREVEKVYRLAVFNVLAHNRDDHSKNFSFIMSREGEWKFAPAYDLTYSHGPASEHSMLVAGEGKNPGKKELMSLAEDFDLSRADEIFLEVKTAIK; translated from the coding sequence ATGAAGTTCAAAACAATAAAACAACTCAATGTTTTCCTTGACTGGGGTGATGAAAAATTTTTCATCGGAAGACTTGCTATTAGTGATAGAAAAATTTATTTTGAGTACGATGATGATTTTTTGAATTTAAATCTAGAGATTTCCCCCTTCAAACTGCCTGCAAGAGCAGGAGTACAAAGTCATAACGATTATATCTTTGAAGGTTTGTTCGGGGTTTTTAATGACAGTCTACCAGATGCTTGGGGCAAACTTTTACTTGATAGAAGACTAAGGTCACAGAATGTGCAACCAGAAAATTTGACTGTTCTTGATAGGCTAGCTTATGTGGGTTCCTTTGCAATGGGATGTTTAAGTTATGAACCTGATTATACTGATTATGCTATTCCAAACCAATGCATAGATATAGAAACTGTTGCCAGAGAATCTTTACTCACTCTAGAGGGAAATGTTGAAACTGCCATCTATGATCTGCTGAGCCTTAATGCTTCAGCTGGTGGAGCCAGACCCAAAATCGCAGTAGGGATTAGTCCCGATAAACAGAACCTAATACATGGTTCTATAGTTTTGCCAAATGATTATGAACATTGGTTGATTAAGTTTCCAGCCTTAAATGATCGTGAGGATATAGGCAAAATTGAATATGAATACAGCTTGATGGCAAAAGCAGCTGGTATAGAGATGCCTGAAACCTATTTGTTTAATAAAAAATTTTTTGGGGTAAAGAGATTTGATAGAGAAAGAGGTAGACGTTTACACATACACACTGCATCAGGTTTATTGCACGCTGACCATCATTACCCTAGTTTAGATTACAAAAACTTACTAAAGCTAACTTTCGCTCTAACAAAAGATATACGTGAAGTAGAGAAAGTTTATCGCTTAGCAGTATTCAATGTTCTAGCCCACAACCGTGACGATCATAGCAAAAATTTTTCCTTCATTATGAGCAGAGAAGGAGAATGGAAGTTTGCACCTGCTTATGATTTGACTTATTCACATGGGCCAGCCAGCGAGCATAGTATGTTAGTTGCAGGAGAAGGAAAAAACCCAGGCAAAAAAGAACTAATGAGTTTAGCTGAAGATTTTGACTTGTCCAGAGCAGATGAGATTTTTTTAGAAGTTAAGACTGCAATCAAATAA